CGATGGTTTGGAACTTAATTTTTAAAAATTTTTCTTCAAAAAGCTTTTGAACATTGAAAAAAGTTCCTATATTTGCACACCAATTTGAAACAAACAACACGTTTGGAGTAAACATCAAGCCCAGGTGGCGGAATTGGTAGACGCGCTGGTCTCAAACACCAGTTCTTAGGAGTACCGGTTCGATCCCGGTCCTGGGTACAAAAAACCTCTGAAATCATTTGATTTTCAGAGGTTTTTGATTTTTAAGAAATACTTTCCCGTTAATCCTCATTTATTTCTATCATACAATATCGTTTAACACCTGGACAACCGGGAACAGATATATACGTTAAACCAGGCCCTGGGTTTAGCTGGCAACCAAAAGAATACATACTCGCTACACATTCTGGAGTATATCCTCCCTGTATATTTTTTAGGTTTTCTCTTGAAAGTTCTTTTAGATTTTTCATAATAATTAGTTTTTTTTGGTTCTTACTATGGGTTAAGCTTTTTGTATTTCGCTTAAATCATAACCTAAATTAGTGAATTTATATTCACAATATCAAAATTATTTATAAAACCTATAAATCCTTTAATTTCTATTTCTTGCAATTTATTTTGTGTAAAAATTGAGAATCGGTTTTCAAATTAGGATTTAGTTATTTAGTCATAATAATAAAAACATTTCAAAATATTCCTAACTTTGAGATAAACTTATAAAATAACACACCCATGAATTCAGAAAACACCAATCAAGAAGAACAGAGCAAAATGGATTTGGTAGAACATGCCAAAAATTACATTGAAACCCAAAAGCGAAACAATGAAGATGCAACTCAGGAAGGATGGTTTCAACTATTAATCAAAGACGACCTTGTGGGAGGTTGGAATGAAATAATAGACAGCTTTAAAGACGCTTGGGAAGTAGCTAATAAAATGATTGATTCCATGTTTGGAATGAATAGAGATCAAAAATAAGGCTATGAAAAGAACAGAACCTCAGCAATTGTGCGAGTTTAAAAAGTTATTCTGAAAATTCTGAACTTTAATGGTTTATTTTTTCAGAATAACTTTTTCATTACTTTTAAGCAATACATAATTGTAAAAACAAATTAAGCCTTAGCATTTCCATTGCAATTTTTTATGTTTATTTAGCCTCAAGATTTCAAGCATAAAATCAACCCTTTCTTACTATTATCAACAATCGTTGCCGCTGCATTCACTACAGGTATAAAAAAGACTGCCCTTTTGAGACAGCCTCTTTTCAATGAATATTTACTTACTTGTTATGAATTTTCTTCCTCAAAGTGTCAATCCCCAATCCTGTACACCCTTCAAACAGAAATAGCGTCAAAAACATCAGGTATAATGTCTGAGGCAGATAAAGGAAGTAACTCAGCCATGTAAAAGGATCCATTGCATAGATTCCTGTTTCCTCCTTAATAGGATTCAGTTCCTTAGGAATTGAATTCAGATCGTGGGTAAACAAAGCAACCAGGATGATAATGATTAAAAACACAGAACTTATTCGTGTCCAAAAACCCAGCATTAAGAATAAACCGAATATACATTCACAAAAAGCCGTGAAATGGGCAGTAAACTGAGGAAAAGGAAATCCTATACTACTGATGGTATTGAACATGTATCCCTGAAATATAGGGTGAAAGAGTTTATTAAATCCTGCAATAAAGAAGAACAGACCAATTAAAATCCTGCATATGATGTAAATGTTGCTGCTGTTTTTTTCGAAGTTTGATATTATTTTTTTCATTTTTTAAATTCTTTTTTTGATTACCTATTCATAGTCACAGGTTTACCCCATGAACCTTGGTGAATCATGTAATCCTGAATGATATAATTGTTGTATTGTCCGGAAAAATTTTACAATGTAAGATCCTTATTAATTGCATCTTACGATTAAGTTAAATTTTAGGGGGAATCCAGATAGAGTTAAAAAACGAACAATAGAGCGGATCATCATACAAAAAGAATCGGTCACCCACTTCTTTACCTATAAATTTTTCAAATCCAAAAGAAGGAAAAGAAGCTGTAAAAAAGAGTGAGAAATTTGAACAATAATTGCTATTGCATTTTATTGGAGTTTTATTATTTTCTTCAAGATAAATCTTGTTACATTTCTGATTGGAATTGGTTTGAAAAATATTTAAAACCGTTGTGGAGAATCTACTATAATCTGCTTTATGAATAAACAAAAGGGATAACATTAAAAACAGACCCGCTATCTTTATATAATGCAATAAATCAGTTTGTTTCCCTATAATCCACCTTTCCACTGACACAAATATAGTAAAATATTAATGGCTGGTTTAACCACATAAAAAACAAAGATCCCACATCCATAAAAAATCCTTCTGAAAATCTTCAGAAGGACTTTACCTTATTAAAAAATGTCTTGTTGCTGTATAAAATATTGGTCATCCTATGCAGCCTATTCTCCTCATCTCAGATCAGTTCTTTAATAATTTATTCGAAATTAATTTTCTTTTTTCAAGGCGTTCATTTATTTTTTCATTTGTTGTTCCTACCTTCTTTGAAACTCTAGTTTCTCCAACTATGCTTTGTGATAACACATAAAGTATCCCAATCCAAGCTGTATTTGCAAATCCTAAAAACATTAATATCATATCTATTATTGATAATGTATCCATTTTTAATTTAATTCTGTATGAACTTTTTCAAATGTAATTTTTTTATAATTCATATAAGTGCAGTCAGCACTTATTCTCTGAGTT
This Chryseobacterium sp. G0162 DNA region includes the following protein-coding sequences:
- a CDS encoding bacteriocin-like protein, producing the protein MKNLKELSRENLKNIQGGYTPECVASMYSFGCQLNPGPGLTYISVPGCPGVKRYCMIEINED
- a CDS encoding DoxX family protein; the protein is MKKIISNFEKNSSNIYIICRILIGLFFFIAGFNKLFHPIFQGYMFNTISSIGFPFPQFTAHFTAFCECIFGLFLMLGFWTRISSVFLIIIILVALFTHDLNSIPKELNPIKEETGIYAMDPFTWLSYFLYLPQTLYLMFLTLFLFEGCTGLGIDTLRKKIHNK